In one Streptomyces sp. T12 genomic region, the following are encoded:
- a CDS encoding FGGY-family carbohydrate kinase produces MGIVAGLDSSPDFTRIVVCDTDTGAVLRQGYAPHPVESPDGGGARPSDVDPQAWLLSLGEAAGGGLLEGVQAIGVSAQQNAVVPLDAQGNTVRPAMVGGDKRAQVAAADLIDALGGREAWAQAVGCVPQAAQPVTKLRWLAKTEPEHAVRTAVLLQAHDWLVWQLLGRPVRRTTDRGGASGTGYWSAATGTYRSDLVELALGHQAMLPEVIGPADAAGTTPEGLLISAGTGETMAAAFGLGIGLGDAVVSLGASGSVMAVHPEALVDSSGMITSLADATGMHLPVVTTLNAVRTLRGAAELLGAPDLESLSDLAMKSTPGAHGLVLLPYLEGERTPSLPHTAGTLAGLRRESMKPEHLARAAFEGMLCGLADALDVLRGRGVEVRRIFLLGAAAELSAVQAAAPALFGVQVVVPQPADYAAIGAARQAAWALGVSQGSLDPRTPPVWQGAAAQVLEPGEELAVGQAVRQQFVSVREQTHPGAFRS; encoded by the coding sequence ATGGGGATAGTCGCCGGGTTGGACAGTTCGCCCGATTTCACTCGCATCGTCGTCTGCGACACGGACACGGGCGCCGTGCTCAGGCAGGGGTACGCCCCGCATCCGGTGGAGTCGCCGGACGGCGGTGGCGCGCGCCCCTCCGACGTCGATCCGCAGGCCTGGCTGCTGTCCCTCGGGGAGGCGGCCGGCGGCGGGCTCCTCGAAGGTGTGCAGGCCATCGGCGTGTCGGCGCAGCAGAACGCGGTGGTCCCGCTCGACGCCCAGGGCAACACCGTGCGCCCCGCGATGGTCGGCGGCGACAAGCGGGCGCAGGTCGCGGCGGCCGATCTGATCGACGCGCTGGGCGGACGCGAGGCGTGGGCGCAGGCGGTGGGGTGTGTGCCGCAGGCCGCGCAGCCGGTGACCAAGTTGCGCTGGCTCGCCAAGACCGAGCCCGAGCACGCCGTACGCACCGCCGTCCTGCTGCAGGCGCACGACTGGCTGGTGTGGCAGCTTCTCGGGCGGCCCGTGAGAAGAACCACGGACCGGGGCGGGGCTTCCGGCACCGGCTACTGGTCGGCGGCCACCGGCACCTACCGTTCCGATCTCGTCGAGCTGGCGCTCGGCCACCAGGCGATGCTGCCCGAGGTGATCGGGCCGGCGGATGCGGCCGGTACGACCCCCGAGGGGCTCCTCATCTCCGCGGGGACCGGCGAGACCATGGCCGCCGCCTTCGGGCTCGGCATCGGGCTGGGCGATGCCGTCGTGTCGCTCGGCGCCTCCGGGTCCGTGATGGCCGTCCACCCCGAGGCCCTCGTCGACAGCTCCGGGATGATCACCTCCCTGGCCGACGCGACCGGCATGCACCTCCCGGTCGTCACCACCCTCAACGCCGTACGCACCCTGCGCGGCGCCGCCGAACTCCTCGGCGCGCCCGATCTGGAGAGCCTGTCCGACCTGGCGATGAAGTCGACGCCGGGGGCGCACGGACTCGTGCTGCTGCCCTATCTGGAAGGTGAGCGGACGCCGAGTCTGCCGCACACCGCGGGCACGCTGGCCGGGCTGCGGCGGGAGTCGATGAAGCCGGAGCATCTGGCGCGGGCCGCGTTCGAGGGCATGCTGTGCGGGCTCGCGGACGCGCTCGACGTGCTGCGCGGCCGGGGCGTCGAGGTGCGGCGGATCTTCCTCCTCGGGGCGGCCGCCGAACTGTCCGCCGTGCAGGCGGCGGCGCCCGCGCTGTTCGGGGTGCAGGTCGTCGTACCGCAGCCCGCGGACTACGCGGCGATCGGCGCCGCCCGGCAGGCCGCCTGGGCGCTCGGTGTGTCGCAGGGCTCGCTCGATCCGCGCACCCCGCCGGTCTGGCAGGGCGCGGCGGCGCAGGTCCTGGAGCCCGGCGAGGAGCTGGCGGTGGGGCAGGCGGTGCGGCAGCAGTTCGTGTCGGTGCGGGAGCAGACCCATCCCGGGGCGTTCCGGTCGTAG
- a CDS encoding ABC transporter ATP-binding protein, with translation MLIRLLRTYLRPYRKPIAWLVLLQFLQTCATLYLPTLNADIIDTGVVNGDTGYILSYGALMIGISLAQVVCNIGAVYYGARTAAALGRDVRAAVFDRVQSFSAREVGHFGAPSLITRTTNDVQQVQMLALMTFTLMVSAPIMCVGGIVLALGLDVPLSAVLVAVVPVLGISVTLIVRRLRPLFRTMQERLDTVNRVLREQITGNRVIRAFVRDEYEQQRFRKSNAELTEMAMGTGKLLALMFPIVMTVINLSSIAVVWFGAHRIDSGGMQIGDLTAFLAYLMQIVMSVMMATFMFMMVPRAEVCAERIQEVLDTSSSVVPPASPVRELRRHGHLEIRGAGFRYPGAEEPVLKAIDLVALPGETTAVIGSTGSGKSTLLGLVPRLFDATDGRVLVDGEDVASVDPQLLAKTVSLVPQRPYLFAGTVATNLRYGNPDATDEELWHALQVAQAREFVERLEGGLDAPIAQGGTNVSGGQRQRLAIARTLVQRPEIYLFDDSFSALDYATDAALRAALARETSDATVVIVAQRVATIRDADRIVVLDEGRVVGTGRHHELMADNETYREIVLSQLTEAEAA, from the coding sequence GTGCTCATACGACTTCTGCGCACCTACCTCAGGCCCTACCGAAAACCCATCGCCTGGCTGGTGCTGCTGCAGTTCCTGCAGACCTGCGCCACCCTCTACCTGCCGACGCTGAACGCGGACATCATCGACACGGGCGTCGTCAACGGCGACACCGGCTACATCCTGTCCTACGGCGCCCTGATGATCGGCATCTCGCTGGCGCAGGTCGTGTGCAACATCGGTGCCGTGTACTACGGCGCCCGGACCGCGGCCGCGCTCGGGCGGGACGTGCGGGCGGCCGTCTTCGACCGGGTGCAGTCGTTCTCGGCGCGTGAGGTCGGCCACTTCGGCGCGCCCTCGCTGATCACCCGTACGACCAATGACGTCCAGCAGGTGCAGATGCTGGCGCTGATGACGTTCACGCTGATGGTGTCGGCGCCGATCATGTGCGTGGGCGGCATCGTGCTGGCGCTCGGCCTGGATGTGCCGCTGTCCGCGGTGCTGGTCGCCGTGGTGCCCGTGCTCGGCATCAGTGTGACCTTGATCGTGCGGCGGCTGCGGCCGCTGTTCCGGACCATGCAGGAGCGCCTCGACACGGTGAACCGGGTGCTGCGCGAGCAGATCACCGGCAACCGGGTGATCCGTGCCTTCGTGCGCGACGAGTACGAGCAGCAGCGCTTCAGGAAGTCCAACGCCGAGCTCACCGAGATGGCGATGGGCACCGGCAAGCTGCTCGCGCTGATGTTCCCGATCGTCATGACGGTGATCAACCTGTCGTCGATCGCGGTGGTCTGGTTCGGGGCGCATCGCATCGACAGCGGCGGGATGCAGATCGGTGATCTGACCGCGTTCCTCGCCTATCTCATGCAGATCGTGATGTCCGTGATGATGGCCACCTTCATGTTCATGATGGTGCCGCGCGCGGAGGTGTGCGCCGAGCGCATCCAGGAGGTCCTGGACACGTCGTCGAGCGTGGTGCCGCCGGCCTCCCCCGTGCGGGAGCTGCGCCGGCACGGTCATCTGGAGATCCGGGGCGCCGGGTTCCGCTACCCGGGTGCCGAGGAGCCGGTGCTGAAGGCGATCGACCTGGTCGCGCTGCCGGGTGAGACGACGGCCGTGATCGGGTCGACCGGCAGCGGGAAGTCGACCCTGCTGGGGCTCGTCCCGCGGCTGTTCGACGCGACCGACGGGCGGGTGCTGGTGGACGGGGAGGACGTGGCGAGCGTCGATCCGCAGCTGCTGGCGAAGACCGTGAGCCTCGTACCGCAGCGGCCGTACCTGTTCGCCGGGACGGTGGCGACCAACCTCCGCTACGGCAATCCGGACGCCACGGACGAGGAGCTGTGGCACGCGCTGCAGGTGGCGCAGGCCAGGGAGTTCGTGGAGCGGCTGGAGGGCGGGCTCGACGCGCCCATCGCACAGGGCGGCACGAATGTGTCCGGTGGTCAGCGGCAGCGGCTGGCGATCGCGCGAACCCTCGTCCAGCGTCCGGAGATCTACCTCTTCGACGACTCCTTCTCCGCCCTCGACTACGCGACGGACGCGGCGCTGCGTGCGGCCCTCGCCCGCGAGACCTCCGATGCCACCGTCGTCATCGTCGCCCAGCGCGTGGCGACCATCCGGGACGCGGACCGGATCGTCGTGCTCGACGAGGGGCGGGTCGTCGGCACGGGCCGGCACCACGAGCTGATGGCGGACAACGAGACGTACCGGGAGATCGTGCTCTCCCAGCTGACGGAAGCGGAGGCTGCCTGA